A region of Hoplias malabaricus isolate fHopMal1 chromosome 12, fHopMal1.hap1, whole genome shotgun sequence DNA encodes the following proteins:
- the fundc1 gene encoding FUN14 domain-containing protein 1, whose translation MAERGEEAESEDELYEVVDITDYARRHQWWSRVFGSNTGPIAEKYSVATQLMMGGVTGWCAGYLFQKVGKIAATAVGGGFLLLQIANHSGYVQVDWKKVKKDVNKAKKHLKKNANKAAPELNSFIEESTEFVKRNIVVSSGFIGGFLLGLAS comes from the exons ATGGCGGAACGCGGAGAAG AGGCAGAGAGCGAGGATGAATTATATGAAGTGGTGGACATCACTGACTATGCCAGGCGACATCAGTGGTGGAGTAGAGTCTTTGGGAGCAATACTGGACCCATTGCTGAAAAATATTCTGTTGCAACACAGCTCATGATGGGTGGTGTGACAGGCTG GTGTGCTGGATATCTCTTTCAGAAAGTTGGAAAAATTGCAGCAACTGCAGTTGGTGGGGGATTCCTATTGTTACAA atTGCCAATCACAGTGGCTATGTGCAGGTTGACTGGAAGAAAGTAAAGAAGGAtgtaaataaagcaaaaaagcacCTGAAGAAAAACGCCAACAAAGCAGCTCCTGAGCTTAACTCATTTATTGAAGAG tcaaCAGAATTTGTGAAGAGAAATATTGTTGTCTCAAGTGGATTCATTGGAGGATTTCTGCTGGGTCTGGCATCCTAA